The [Eubacterium] siraeum genome contains a region encoding:
- a CDS encoding GNAT family N-acetyltransferase produces the protein MRVDIKALSDSELQEQGFNNTSGGMHGFGLYTDDVLSAVCITTEIPDSLNKEVRLEKLFVCEEERHYGVARKLLNHTLRTMRACGYKYAVATPDSEDAVRFLVRFGFEKAEGKSALYKIEL, from the coding sequence ATGAGGGTAGATATAAAAGCGTTATCGGACAGCGAACTGCAAGAGCAGGGTTTTAACAATACATCGGGCGGAATGCACGGCTTCGGACTTTATACGGATGATGTGCTGTCTGCTGTCTGCATAACAACAGAAATACCCGACAGCCTGAACAAAGAGGTCAGACTGGAGAAGCTGTTTGTCTGCGAGGAAGAAAGGCATTACGGCGTTGCCAGAAAACTGCTGAACCACACGCTCAGAACGATGCGTGCCTGCGGATATAAGTATGCCGTAGCGACCCCCGACAGCGAGGATGCAGTACGATTTCTTGTCAGATTCGGCTTTGAAAAGGCGGAGGGAAAATCCGCTTTATACAAAATAGAGCTTTAA
- the leuD gene encoding 3-isopropylmalate dehydratase small subunit: MKAHGTVHKYGDNVDTDVIIPARYLNTADHKELASHCMEDIDKDFVKNVKEGDIIVANMNFGCGSSREHAPIAIKASGISCVIASTFARIFYRNAINIGLAILECDEAAKDIENGNEVEVDFDTGVITNVTKGCTYKAEPFPEFIKDIINKGGLLNSLKK, from the coding sequence ATGAAGGCACACGGTACAGTACACAAATACGGTGACAACGTTGATACCGACGTTATCATTCCTGCAAGATACCTTAATACAGCCGACCACAAGGAGCTTGCAAGTCACTGTATGGAGGACATAGACAAGGACTTTGTAAAGAACGTCAAAGAGGGCGACATTATAGTCGCTAATATGAATTTCGGCTGCGGAAGCTCAAGAGAACACGCACCTATCGCAATCAAGGCAAGCGGAATTTCCTGCGTTATCGCAAGCACATTTGCAAGAATATTCTACCGCAACGCTATCAATATCGGACTTGCAATCTTAGAGTGCGACGAGGCTGCCAAGGATATTGAGAACGGCAATGAGGTCGAGGTTGACTTTGATACGGGAGTTATAACAAATGTGACGAAGGGCTGTACATACAAGGCTGAGCCTTTCCCCGAATTCATCAAGGATATAATCAACAAGGGCGGCCTGCTGAACTCCTTAAAGAAGTAA
- a CDS encoding Dabb family protein, with amino-acid sequence MVKHIIIWNLKDELSAEEKKERCRLIKQGLESLAGKIDGLLEIKVITDILGSSTGDLMLDSTFESAEALKGYSTHPEHVKVADSTVRPYTARRSCVDFEI; translated from the coding sequence ATGGTAAAGCATATAATAATCTGGAACCTGAAGGACGAGCTTTCGGCTGAAGAAAAGAAGGAAAGATGCCGTCTTATAAAGCAGGGGCTTGAAAGCCTTGCAGGCAAGATAGACGGACTTCTTGAAATCAAAGTCATAACCGATATTCTCGGTTCTTCTACGGGCGACCTTATGCTTGACAGCACATTCGAAAGTGCAGAAGCATTAAAGGGATATTCCACCCACCCCGAACACGTTAAGGTAGCCGACAGCACGGTAAGACCTTATACGGCAAGACGCAGCTGCGTAGATTTTGAAATATAA
- the leuC gene encoding 3-isopropylmalate dehydratase large subunit, which yields MGMTMSQKILAKHAGLESVREGQLIRAKLDMVLGNDITSPVAINEFNKAGFGGIFNKDKISLVMDHFTPNKDIKAATQCKQCREFAGKYDITNYYDVGEMGIEHALLPEKGLIGPGELCIGADSHTCTYGALGAFSTGVGSTDMAAGMATGEAWFKVPSAIKFNLTGKLNKYVSGKDVILHIIGMIGVDGALYQSMEFTGDGLKSLSIDDRLCIANMAIEAGAKNGIFEVDEITMAYMKERADRDFDIFKADEDAVYSRVIDIDLSTVKQTVSFPHLPENTKTVDEITEDIKIDQAVIGSCTNGRISDMRIAAEILKGKHIAKGVRCIVIPGTQKVYLQCIKEGLAEIFVNAGCVLSTPTCGPCLGGHMGILAAGERAISTTNRNFVGRMGHVDSEVYLASPAVAAASAIAGKITGIK from the coding sequence ATGGGCATGACAATGAGCCAGAAGATACTGGCAAAGCACGCAGGACTTGAAAGCGTAAGAGAGGGACAGCTTATAAGAGCAAAGCTGGATATGGTACTCGGTAACGATATTACAAGCCCCGTTGCGATAAACGAGTTCAACAAGGCAGGCTTCGGCGGCATATTCAACAAGGATAAGATTTCTCTTGTAATGGATCACTTCACACCGAACAAGGATATCAAGGCGGCTACTCAGTGCAAGCAGTGCAGAGAGTTCGCAGGAAAGTACGATATTACAAATTATTACGATGTAGGCGAAATGGGCATCGAACACGCACTTCTTCCCGAAAAAGGTCTTATAGGTCCGGGCGAGCTGTGCATAGGCGCAGACAGCCACACCTGTACATACGGCGCACTCGGCGCATTCTCAACAGGCGTAGGCTCGACCGATATGGCGGCAGGCATGGCAACAGGCGAGGCGTGGTTTAAGGTTCCCTCAGCTATAAAGTTCAATCTTACAGGAAAGCTTAACAAGTATGTAAGCGGCAAGGACGTTATTCTTCACATAATCGGTATGATAGGCGTTGACGGCGCACTGTATCAGTCTATGGAATTTACCGGCGATGGTTTGAAGAGCCTTTCGATAGACGACAGACTTTGCATTGCCAATATGGCTATTGAAGCCGGCGCAAAGAACGGTATATTTGAAGTTGACGAGATAACAATGGCATATATGAAGGAAAGAGCAGACCGTGACTTTGATATATTCAAGGCTGACGAGGACGCAGTATATTCAAGAGTTATCGACATTGACCTGTCAACCGTAAAGCAGACGGTTTCATTCCCTCATCTGCCCGAAAACACAAAGACCGTTGACGAGATTACAGAGGATATAAAGATTGACCAGGCAGTTATAGGTTCATGTACAAACGGCAGAATAAGCGATATGCGTATCGCCGCTGAGATTCTCAAGGGTAAGCATATTGCAAAGGGTGTAAGATGTATCGTAATTCCCGGCACTCAGAAGGTATATCTCCAGTGCATAAAGGAAGGTCTTGCAGAGATATTTGTAAATGCAGGCTGTGTGCTTTCTACTCCTACCTGCGGTCCTTGCCTCGGCGGCCATATGGGTATACTGGCGGCAGGAGAACGTGCTATTTCCACCACAAACAGAAACTTTGTAGGAAGAATGGGACACGTTGACAGCGAGGTTTATCTTGCAAGCCCGGCAGTTGCGGCGGCAAGTGCTATAGCAGGTAAGATAACAGGCATAAAGTAA
- the ilvN gene encoding acetolactate synthase small subunit, whose protein sequence is MTERNVISVCVNNGIGVLGRVTGLFSRRGYNIISLNVAETENLGISRMTIVADGDEGVMEQLVKQLRKLYDVSEVKVLHNAVCREHIIMKVGNGPASRQPVIEIANLFRAKVVNVAESRLMLELTGEPEKIDSFIGLLQPYGVKEIVRTGISALERD, encoded by the coding sequence ATGACAGAGAGAAACGTAATTTCCGTCTGCGTAAACAACGGTATCGGCGTACTCGGCAGAGTAACGGGTCTGTTCAGCCGCAGAGGATATAATATAATAAGTCTTAACGTTGCGGAAACCGAAAACCTCGGTATTTCCCGTATGACAATAGTTGCAGACGGCGACGAGGGCGTGATGGAACAGCTGGTAAAACAGCTCCGCAAGCTCTACGATGTATCGGAGGTCAAGGTACTGCATAACGCTGTATGCCGTGAGCATATCATTATGAAGGTCGGCAACGGCCCTGCGTCACGTCAGCCTGTGATAGAGATTGCAAATCTTTTCAGAGCGAAGGTCGTAAACGTAGCGGAGAGCAGGCTTATGCTTGAGCTTACGGGCGAACCCGAGAAGATAGATTCGTTCATAGGACTTCTCCAGCCCTACGGAGTAAAAGAGATTGTAAGAACGGGTATTTCGGCACTTGAACGTGATTAA
- the ilvB gene encoding biosynthetic-type acetolactate synthase large subunit yields the protein MKEMRNLTGADIICECLIEQGVDTVFGYPGGAVLNIYDSLYNYSDKIHHVLTAHEQGASHAADGYARSTGRTGVVIATSGPGATNLVTGIATAYMDSVPMVAITGNVACSLLGLDSFQEVDITGITMPITKHNFIVKDVNKLADTLREAFYIAGSGRKGPVLVDVPKDITAQKADFANKPLKPYTVNVTMHQDGCIAKAAELIKNAERPFLYTGGGIYGEDGAKTLKAFAELIDAPVSSSLMGQGSFDKTDSRYMGMLGMHGTKTAAEAIKNCDLFIGIGTRFSDRVIGNPQTFAPDAKVLHIDIDPAEINKNIKVYHQVIGDSTDVMKKLIKLIPQQSHSGWMGKIKTWEKQYECRQKGTDELTLTPQHLIETLDKLTDGEALIATEVGQSQMWAAQYYAYKHPHQLITSGGLGTMGYGLGAAIGAKCGNPDKTVVNIAGDGSFHMNLNELVTLSKHNIPVVELVINNNVLGMVRQWQRLFYGKRFSQTTLDRPTDYMKLGEAFGIKSFVIDSEDKCEEILREALEVSKTAPVLIEARIDKDINVLPMVPAGKSITEPILEIEIDD from the coding sequence ATGAAAGAAATGAGAAATCTGACGGGTGCAGATATAATCTGCGAATGTCTGATAGAGCAGGGCGTTGACACCGTTTTCGGCTATCCCGGCGGCGCAGTTCTGAACATCTACGACAGCTTATACAATTACAGTGACAAAATACATCACGTTCTGACGGCACACGAGCAGGGCGCAAGCCATGCGGCTGACGGCTACGCACGTTCTACAGGCAGGACGGGCGTTGTTATAGCAACGTCGGGTCCGGGTGCGACAAACCTCGTAACAGGTATCGCAACGGCTTATATGGACAGTGTGCCTATGGTGGCTATTACGGGTAACGTTGCTTGTTCGCTTTTAGGCCTTGACAGCTTCCAGGAAGTTGATATAACAGGCATCACAATGCCGATAACAAAACATAACTTCATCGTAAAGGATGTAAACAAGCTGGCGGATACACTGCGTGAGGCTTTCTACATAGCAGGAAGCGGAAGAAAGGGTCCTGTCCTTGTCGATGTTCCCAAGGATATAACGGCGCAGAAGGCGGATTTTGCAAACAAGCCCTTAAAGCCGTATACGGTAAATGTTACTATGCACCAGGACGGCTGTATAGCAAAGGCGGCGGAGCTGATTAAGAATGCTGAACGTCCGTTCCTTTATACAGGCGGCGGTATCTACGGCGAGGACGGAGCAAAGACATTAAAGGCTTTTGCCGAGCTTATTGACGCTCCTGTATCATCCTCGCTTATGGGTCAGGGCAGCTTTGACAAAACCGACAGCAGATATATGGGTATGCTCGGTATGCACGGAACAAAGACAGCGGCAGAGGCAATAAAGAACTGCGACCTGTTCATCGGCATCGGCACAAGATTCTCAGACAGAGTAATAGGTAATCCGCAGACCTTCGCCCCCGACGCAAAGGTACTTCATATAGACATCGACCCTGCTGAAATAAACAAGAACATAAAGGTTTATCATCAGGTTATCGGCGACAGCACCGATGTTATGAAAAAGCTGATAAAGCTAATTCCTCAGCAGTCGCACAGCGGCTGGATGGGCAAAATAAAGACGTGGGAGAAGCAGTACGAGTGCAGACAGAAAGGCACAGACGAGCTTACTCTTACCCCTCAGCATCTTATCGAAACACTTGACAAGCTGACAGACGGCGAGGCGCTTATCGCAACCGAGGTAGGTCAGTCGCAGATGTGGGCGGCTCAGTATTACGCATATAAGCACCCTCACCAGCTTATCACAAGCGGCGGTCTTGGCACTATGGGCTACGGACTTGGTGCGGCTATCGGTGCAAAGTGCGGAAACCCCGACAAGACGGTCGTAAATATTGCAGGCGACGGAAGCTTCCATATGAACTTAAACGAGCTTGTAACGCTGTCGAAGCACAATATACCTGTAGTTGAGCTTGTTATCAACAATAACGTTCTCGGTATGGTTCGCCAGTGGCAGAGATTGTTCTACGGCAAGAGATTTTCACAGACGACGCTTGACCGTCCTACAGATTATATGAAGCTCGGAGAAGCGTTCGGCATAAAGTCGTTTGTTATAGACAGCGAGGACAAGTGCGAGGAGATACTGCGTGAGGCTCTTGAGGTTTCAAAGACAGCCCCCGTGCTTATCGAGGCGAGAATAGACAAGGATATAAACGTTCTTCCTATGGTACCGGCAGGAAAATCCATAACCGAGCCTATCCTTGAGATAGAAATCGACGACTGA
- a CDS encoding SpoIID/LytB domain-containing protein, translating to MQKASIGKILLALVISCVYIYLFGIVQVVHVSADNEREIEVSIPEATTSAETEKTPETTTIKLQDDKKPTLADVKAQTTATTKAETTTSTTTVKKRTPAPAADNTVIIPETTTVTTTAAATTAAPETTTAETTSAPTLTPDNSGEEQLSVYDQVTGTYYTAGAREIIARAVVGEIWNEFPDEAVKAQAVAEYTYIKKNNEMGVSPTTALKTDVYDRIYKLVDEVLGEAIYYNGEMIQCSFFASSCGYTNSAENVWGVDYPYLRSVDCPLDKTTDPNWGSTDSYSSDYIKNAVQNTLGIALTGDPSKWFKINSRLDNREHGWVTSISVGGMTKANGKTIDGRTIREKVLGYSLKSAAFDLKYDKNSDKFIFTTYGHGHGVGLSQYGAKALAENGYTYKQILQHYFTGVEIH from the coding sequence ATGCAGAAGGCATCAATAGGAAAGATACTGCTCGCTCTCGTTATATCCTGCGTATACATTTACCTGTTCGGAATAGTTCAGGTCGTTCATGTAAGCGCAGACAATGAAAGAGAGATAGAGGTATCTATCCCTGAAGCGACAACATCTGCCGAAACCGAAAAAACTCCCGAAACTACAACAATTAAGCTGCAAGACGACAAAAAACCTACACTTGCCGATGTAAAGGCACAGACTACAGCAACAACCAAGGCGGAAACGACCACATCTACAACTACGGTAAAAAAACGCACACCCGCACCTGCGGCGGATAATACCGTTATAATCCCCGAAACAACAACTGTCACAACCACCGCAGCGGCAACAACTGCCGCACCGGAAACCACAACGGCTGAAACAACATCTGCGCCGACACTGACGCCCGATAACAGCGGTGAGGAGCAGTTATCGGTATACGATCAGGTGACCGGTACATATTATACGGCAGGCGCACGAGAGATAATTGCGAGGGCGGTAGTCGGTGAGATATGGAACGAGTTCCCCGATGAAGCGGTAAAAGCACAGGCAGTAGCGGAATACACCTATATCAAAAAGAACAACGAAATGGGCGTCAGCCCCACGACAGCACTTAAAACCGACGTATATGACAGGATATATAAGCTCGTTGACGAGGTGCTGGGTGAAGCAATCTACTATAACGGCGAGATGATACAGTGTTCGTTCTTTGCGTCCTCGTGCGGCTATACCAACAGCGCCGAGAATGTATGGGGCGTTGATTATCCGTATCTCAGAAGCGTTGATTGTCCGCTTGACAAGACGACCGACCCTAACTGGGGCAGTACCGACAGCTATTCTTCGGATTATATAAAGAATGCTGTGCAGAATACACTCGGAATAGCACTCACAGGCGACCCGTCAAAATGGTTCAAGATAAACTCAAGACTTGATAACAGGGAACACGGCTGGGTAACATCAATTTCTGTCGGCGGTATGACAAAGGCAAACGGCAAGACAATAGACGGCAGAACGATAAGAGAAAAGGTACTCGGTTATTCGCTGAAAAGTGCGGCTTTTGATCTGAAATACGACAAAAACAGCGACAAGTTCATCTTTACGACCTACGGTCACGGTCACGGCGTGGGATTGTCGCAGTACGGCGCAAAGGCTCTTGCTGAAAACGGCTACACATATAAGCAAATTTTACAGCATTACTTCACCGGCGTGGAGATACATTAA
- the srtB gene encoding class B sortase, which translates to MPDYKSVVVSTADKKKKKKKKKENAALAIVKGLIPWKGDSVGEIIRKIVFLVSIVALCVAVLIIIDKYMFEPERQRNEYQSSILQLGNHEPTAEEIAELPEKAINTEYAPFYAINNDFVGWLSIKGINVNYPVVQGENNTDYLEKDFYGNYSKNGTIFADYENEFKNTGETSANTILYGHNLRTENFFAEITEYRRVDLDKSLEFLKEHPVIEFDTLYEKAKYKIFSVMLINTREEYGDVFNYPAILNFANRDEFNYFTSECLDRSEFFTGVDMKYGDKFLTLSTCEFEVGLYDMRIVVVARKVRDGESDSFTDKQIDSFKRNPDPKQCRTIRELYYYGEEWSGRYWDPAWIEGFKKDSSFKTESSD; encoded by the coding sequence ATGCCTGATTATAAATCGGTCGTAGTATCGACCGCAGATAAGAAGAAAAAGAAGAAAAAGAAAAAGGAAAATGCCGCATTAGCCATTGTCAAGGGCCTTATTCCGTGGAAAGGCGACAGCGTAGGCGAGATTATCCGAAAGATAGTTTTCCTTGTGTCGATAGTCGCTCTTTGCGTGGCAGTGCTTATAATCATTGATAAATATATGTTCGAGCCTGAAAGGCAGAGAAATGAGTATCAGAGCAGCATATTACAGCTGGGAAACCACGAGCCGACCGCAGAGGAAATAGCCGAGCTTCCCGAAAAAGCCATAAACACCGAATATGCGCCTTTTTATGCGATAAATAACGATTTTGTCGGTTGGCTGAGCATAAAGGGCATAAATGTAAACTATCCTGTAGTACAGGGCGAAAACAATACCGACTATCTTGAAAAGGATTTTTACGGCAATTACAGTAAGAACGGTACTATTTTTGCGGATTATGAGAACGAATTCAAGAATACAGGCGAAACGTCCGCAAATACGATCCTTTACGGTCATAACCTGCGTACCGAAAACTTCTTTGCCGAAATAACCGAGTACAGACGAGTTGACCTTGACAAGAGCCTTGAGTTTCTGAAAGAGCATCCTGTAATCGAGTTCGATACGCTGTACGAAAAGGCAAAATACAAGATATTCTCTGTAATGCTTATCAATACGAGGGAGGAATACGGCGACGTGTTCAATTATCCTGCCATACTGAATTTTGCAAACAGGGATGAATTCAATTATTTCACGTCCGAATGCCTTGACAGGAGCGAATTCTTCACAGGCGTTGATATGAAATACGGCGATAAGTTCCTTACGCTGTCCACCTGCGAGTTCGAGGTAGGTCTTTACGATATGCGTATCGTTGTTGTTGCGAGAAAGGTTCGTGACGGCGAGTCTGACTCGTTCACAGACAAGCAGATAGACAGCTTCAAGCGTAACCCCGACCCGAAGCAGTGCCGGACGATAAGAGAGCTTTACTATTACGGCGAGGAATGGAGCGGAAGGTACTGGGATCCTGCGTGGATAGAAGGCTTCAAGAAGGATAGTTCGTTCAAGACAGAAAGCTCCGACTGA
- a CDS encoding class B sortase encodes MEEQNETKTAKQPVISGKVLWVALGACVVWLAAVGVMLIMKLTQPPLPPNMLDYTCELDVDIPAEPVVPEKKKPSILPEYREMYEKNHDMAGWLKIEGTNVDYPVMHVKGFDPKKPIDYGEVYDKNMYYLTHDFNKEYSFSGCVTADYCAHIGSDYRSPNILLYGHNMSNGTFFRDVNKFDVLYYGREMYDEHPVIQFDTIYEKGLYKIFAMMQVNVEKADGEVFYYTAAYTFKNKKEFIDYYAKVLDRSFIYTPQVDLKYGDEVIALSTCDFPFGKSKDIRYVLFARRVREGEDPTVDVSKTIINYDPLYYDYWYSVYGGSWGGRSWDPALLKGYKPKKSS; translated from the coding sequence TTGGAAGAACAGAATGAAACAAAAACGGCAAAACAGCCGGTCATAAGCGGCAAGGTGCTGTGGGTGGCACTTGGTGCTTGTGTGGTATGGCTTGCGGCTGTCGGCGTAATGCTGATAATGAAGCTGACACAGCCGCCTTTGCCGCCGAATATGCTGGATTATACCTGCGAGCTTGATGTCGATATACCTGCCGAACCGGTTGTTCCTGAAAAGAAAAAGCCGTCAATATTGCCTGAATACCGTGAGATGTATGAAAAAAATCACGATATGGCAGGCTGGCTGAAAATAGAAGGCACCAATGTCGATTATCCTGTTATGCACGTCAAAGGGTTCGACCCGAAAAAGCCGATTGATTACGGAGAAGTGTATGATAAGAATATGTATTATCTGACTCACGACTTCAATAAGGAATACAGCTTTTCGGGGTGTGTTACGGCGGATTATTGCGCACATATCGGCAGTGATTACCGTTCACCGAATATCCTGCTGTACGGTCACAATATGTCAAACGGAACTTTTTTCCGTGATGTAAACAAGTTTGATGTTCTCTACTACGGCAGAGAGATGTATGACGAGCATCCTGTCATACAGTTTGACACTATATATGAAAAGGGCCTGTATAAGATATTTGCGATGATGCAGGTCAATGTCGAAAAAGCAGACGGTGAAGTATTCTACTATACGGCTGCATATACTTTCAAGAATAAAAAAGAATTTATTGATTACTATGCAAAGGTCCTTGACCGCAGTTTTATATATACACCGCAGGTCGATCTGAAATACGGCGATGAGGTGATTGCACTGTCAACCTGCGATTTTCCTTTCGGAAAGAGCAAGGATATAAGATATGTGCTTTTTGCAAGGAGAGTGCGTGAGGGAGAAGATCCTACGGTGGATGTATCCAAGACAATCATCAATTACGATCCGCTTTATTATGATTACTGGTACAGCGTATACGGCGGTTCGTGGGGCGGAAGGAGCTGGGATCCTGCGCTTTTAAAAGGCTATAAGCCGAAGAAGAGCAGTTGA
- a CDS encoding class B sortase codes for MTTYMEKYPRRNGVAAKKPGFWKRLIKGIIPWKGDSAAAVIRKLVFIIALIVFLVTAIPLVSDVFMMFRDQWRSQGISNIYIPDGNSGGASKEILPSFKKLLEINPDTVGYLKIDGTAIDYPVVKGKDNDYYLTHDFYGEKSKSGSVMMDCNCVVSPDGNSGNMVLYGHNMAVGTFFACLSEYWRTLYDSYDAPSMQFYKDHPTITFNTLYEEAEWKIFGIGLFNIYEEYGEVYYNYNNKHDFTSRDDFNHFIIDLMDRSDIFTDVDIEYGDDILTLSTCYWPFRSDMDNVRLAIFARKVRPGESTYVDVSKAKVNTYVKRWQWVYDNIGGGYDWSQSNWDRRKLLSYTAEDAERDGYTFIDDINDSDGIYDYNNGDGYDY; via the coding sequence ATGACAACATATATGGAAAAGTATCCACGCCGCAACGGTGTGGCTGCAAAAAAGCCGGGTTTTTGGAAAAGGCTTATCAAGGGAATTATCCCGTGGAAAGGCGACAGTGCGGCGGCGGTCATCAGAAAACTGGTGTTTATAATCGCACTGATCGTATTTCTTGTCACGGCTATACCGCTTGTTTCGGACGTATTTATGATGTTCCGTGACCAGTGGAGAAGTCAGGGAATATCAAACATATATATTCCCGACGGAAACAGCGGCGGTGCAAGCAAGGAAATACTTCCCTCGTTCAAGAAGCTGCTTGAAATAAATCCCGATACGGTAGGCTACCTCAAAATAGACGGTACGGCGATTGATTATCCTGTTGTAAAAGGAAAAGATAACGACTACTATCTCACGCACGATTTCTACGGAGAAAAGAGCAAGAGCGGTTCTGTAATGATGGACTGCAACTGTGTGGTTTCTCCGGATGGAAATTCGGGCAATATGGTGCTTTACGGTCATAATATGGCTGTCGGCACGTTCTTTGCCTGCCTCAGTGAATACTGGAGAACGCTTTATGACAGCTATGATGCGCCGTCAATGCAGTTCTACAAGGATCATCCGACCATAACGTTCAATACCCTTTATGAAGAAGCAGAGTGGAAGATATTCGGCATAGGGCTTTTCAATATCTATGAAGAATACGGTGAAGTGTACTATAATTACAATAATAAGCACGACTTTACTTCCCGTGACGACTTCAATCATTTTATAATTGATCTTATGGACAGAAGCGATATTTTCACTGATGTCGATATAGAGTACGGTGACGATATATTGACACTTTCTACTTGCTATTGGCCGTTCCGCTCGGATATGGACAATGTGCGTCTTGCGATATTTGCAAGAAAGGTACGTCCCGGTGAAAGCACCTATGTCGATGTAAGCAAGGCTAAGGTGAACACTTATGTAAAGCGTTGGCAGTGGGTATATGATAATATCGGCGGCGGATATGACTGGTCACAGAGCAACTGGGACAGAAGAAAGCTGCTCAGCTATACAGCAGAAGATGCGGAAAGGGACGGTTACACGTTTATTGACGACATAAACGACAGTGACGGAATATATGATTATAACAACGGCGACGGATATGATTATTGA
- the srtB gene encoding class B sortase produces the protein MESDNKFENDTGGMSVDEIIADIDRKTANAEALEENSVGVTPEGENEMSDEQVAVSADEADTAAEHIPVDDESTIDELSGADEMSDGQEALEEKSAELAEEANVDATAKTEKKPNFFYRLVRGIIPWKGDDTGLVIRKIIFIVAFIVFLATAIPLLADILSMYKDEQVSKGISQMYQLDANTDVPENNKDILPSFKKLLEINPDTVGYIKIDGTLVDYPVVKGIDNDYYLTHDFYKNESRSGTVMMDYRNKVTADGHSGNLVLYGHNMAVGTFFAPLNEYWRTMYDSYDEPSKSFYKEHPVIRFDTLYEQAEWKVFGFGIFNVAESRGEVYEYNQKLDFTSEDDFNDYIINIMDRSDIFTDVDLKYGDDILTLSTCCWPYEGSGDTVRLAIFARKIRKGESDSVDVEKAVGNPYVRRWQWVYDKVSGGYDWFQSTWDRRKLLSYDAEDAKRDNYSFPDKTD, from the coding sequence ATGGAAAGCGATAACAAATTTGAAAATGATACAGGCGGTATGTCTGTTGATGAGATAATCGCAGATATTGACAGAAAGACAGCAAACGCAGAGGCGCTTGAAGAGAACTCGGTAGGCGTTACGCCGGAGGGCGAAAATGAGATGTCAGACGAACAGGTCGCAGTCAGTGCGGACGAAGCCGATACCGCCGCCGAACATATACCGGTCGACGATGAAAGCACGATAGACGAGCTTTCAGGTGCCGATGAAATGTCAGACGGTCAGGAGGCACTTGAAGAAAAAAGCGCCGAATTAGCCGAAGAAGCAAACGTTGATGCGACAGCGAAAACAGAGAAGAAACCTAACTTCTTTTATCGCCTTGTAAGAGGCATTATCCCGTGGAAAGGCGACGATACCGGACTTGTAATAAGAAAAATTATATTTATAGTGGCATTTATAGTTTTTCTGGCGACAGCTATACCGCTTCTTGCGGATATACTTTCTATGTACAAGGATGAGCAGGTAAGTAAGGGTATTTCGCAGATGTATCAGCTTGATGCCAATACGGATGTTCCCGAAAATAACAAGGATATACTTCCCTCGTTCAAGAAACTTCTTGAAATAAATCCTGACACAGTGGGATATATAAAGATAGACGGCACTCTTGTGGATTATCCCGTTGTAAAGGGAATCGATAACGACTATTACCTTACCCATGACTTTTATAAGAACGAAAGCCGCAGCGGTACGGTAATGATGGATTACCGCAACAAAGTGACGGCTGACGGTCACTCGGGCAATCTGGTGCTGTACGGTCACAATATGGCGGTAGGCACATTCTTTGCACCGCTGAACGAATACTGGCGCACAATGTACGATTCGTATGACGAGCCGAGCAAGTCTTTCTACAAAGAGCATCCCGTTATAAGATTCGATACATTATATGAGCAGGCAGAGTGGAAGGTTTTCGGCTTCGGCATATTCAATGTTGCCGAGTCAAGAGGAGAAGTGTATGAATATAATCAGAAGCTCGATTTCACCTCCGAAGACGATTTCAACGATTATATCATAAATATAATGGACAGAAGCGATATTTTCACCGATGTCGATTTAAAATACGGCGATGATATACTTACGCTTTCAACGTGCTGCTGGCCTTACGAGGGCAGTGGCGACACGGTAAGACTTGCGATATTCGCAAGGAAGATAAGGAAAGGCGAAAGCGACAGCGTTGATGTGGAAAAGGCTGTCGGAAATCCTTATGTAAGGCGCTGGCAGTGGGTATACGACAAAGTAAGCGGAGGATATGACTGGTTCCAAAGCACATGGGACAGAAGAAAGCTGTTGAGCTACGATGCGGAAGACGCAAAGCGTGACAACTATTCCTTCCCGGATAAGACAGACTGA